CACCGTCCTGTGCGCGGCGCTCGCGCTGCCGACGGGGTACGCGCTCGGACGGCGGCCGGTGCCGTTCCGCCGCGCGATCGAGTTCCTCGTGCTGGCGCCGATCATCATGCCGGGCATCGTGATCGCGACCGGGCTCGGCTCGGTGTTCATCCGGATCGGCCTGGAGCACACTGTGCTCGGCGTGGTGTTGGTCCAGACGGTCGTGGTACTGCCGTTCATGATCCGCATCGTGACGGCCACGTTCGAAGCCGTCCCCCAGGATCTCATCGACGCGGCGCGCAACCTCGGCGCCGGTCCGCTCAGCACGGCGTGGCGGGTGCTCATTCCGCTCGTCGTACCGGGCCTCTTCGCCGGCGGCGTCTTTACGTTCATCGGCAGCATGGAGGAGTTCGTGCTGACGTTCATCGTCGGCAGCCCGGACGTGCGGACGCTGCCGGTGCTGCTGTTCGCGTATCTCGGCGGCCGGTCGCAGATCTTCACGTACGCCGCGGTCGTGACCATCGTGCTCCTCGCTCCGACGATCCTGTTTCTCTTCCTGGCCGAACGGGCGCTCAAGCAAGAGTACCTCGCCGCCGGCCTCGGGAAGATGTGAGCCGCGGGATGGCGCCTGAGTTTTTGCGCAGCCGCCGGGGCGCGCCGCACGTCTCGGCGCACCGGGGCGCCTCGACGAAGGCCCCGGAGAACACGCTCGCCGCACTCGAGGCGGCGTGGCGGGACGGAGCCACGCTTGCGGAGATCGACGTGCGCCTTTCGCGCGACGGACACATCGTCCTGATGCACGACCGCACGGTCGACCGAACAACGAACGGCCGCGGCCCCATCGAGACGATGACCTTCGAGGAAATCCGCGCGCTCGACGCGGGCGGCTGGTTCGGACCGGCGTTTCGCGGCGAACGCGTGCCGGCGCTGCGCGACGTCATCGGCTGGGCCCGTGGGAAACTCGTGCTGCTCGTGGAGCTCAAGAACTATCCGTTTCGCGAGGCACCGCTGGCCGAGCGGACGGTCGAACTGATCGACGAGACGGGTTCCGCCGAGTTCGTGGTCCCGGCCGGATTCGACCACATCGTGCTGCGCGATATCAAGCGGCGGCGGCCGGCCTGGGCGATCGAGATGATCTACAACGCGCGGCTCGTCGACCCCGCGGGCGCCGCCCGCGCGACGGGCGCGGCGCTGGTGTCGCTCGAGCCGCAGTTCGCGCTGCGGGAGGACGTGACGCAGCTCCACGCCGCGGAGGTGGCGGCGCTGACAACGCTCGAGCGCCCGGAGGACGCCTCACGCCTGCTGTCGTGGGGGCTCGATGTATTGGAATCCGACGACCCCGCGATGGTCGTCGCCGCCATCCGGGCCGCCCATGGAAGCCGGGAGGCGTGACGGGATGCTGGACCTGCTCCACGCCGCCGTCGCGGCGGCGCGCGCCGGCGGCGGCGTTCTGCGGGAACGCTTCGGCAGTCCGGGACGGAT
The sequence above is drawn from the bacterium genome and encodes:
- a CDS encoding ABC transporter permease, with protein sequence MTRTGAFPSRTFPWLVAGLFFGLAAVGLIVPLVVGVLWSLVNPRAGWFPPNLVPPSLSLANWRAMFSVPEMGEAAIASFTIAPIVTVLCAALALPTGYALGRRPVPFRRAIEFLVLAPIIMPGIVIATGLGSVFIRIGLEHTVLGVVLVQTVVVLPFMIRIVTATFEAVPQDLIDAARNLGAGPLSTAWRVLIPLVVPGLFAGGVFTFIGSMEEFVLTFIVGSPDVRTLPVLLFAYLGGRSQIFTYAAVVTIVLLAPTILFLFLAERALKQEYLAAGLGKM
- a CDS encoding glycerophosphodiester phosphodiesterase family protein — protein: MAPEFLRSRRGAPHVSAHRGASTKAPENTLAALEAAWRDGATLAEIDVRLSRDGHIVLMHDRTVDRTTNGRGPIETMTFEEIRALDAGGWFGPAFRGERVPALRDVIGWARGKLVLLVELKNYPFREAPLAERTVELIDETGSAEFVVPAGFDHIVLRDIKRRRPAWAIEMIYNARLVDPAGAARATGAALVSLEPQFALREDVTQLHAAEVAALTTLERPEDASRLLSWGLDVLESDDPAMVVAAIRAAHGSREA